One window from the genome of Molothrus ater isolate BHLD 08-10-18 breed brown headed cowbird chromosome 5, BPBGC_Mater_1.1, whole genome shotgun sequence encodes:
- the NFYB gene encoding nuclear transcription factor Y subunit beta isoform X2, producing the protein MDGDSSTTDASQLGIAGDYIGGSHYVIQPHDDTEDSMNDHEDTNGSKESFREQDIYLPIANVARIMKNAIPQTGKIAKDAKECVQECVSEFISFITSEASERCHQEKRKTINGEDILFAMSTLGFDSYVEPLKLYLQKFREAMKGEKGIGGTVTTADGLSEELTEEAFTNQLPAGLITTDGQQQNVMVYTTSYQQISGVQQIQFS; encoded by the exons ATGGATGGTGACAGCTCCACAACAGATGCGTCTCAGTTAGGAATTGCTGGAGATTACATTGGTGGCAGTCACTATGTCATACAACCTCACGATG ACACAGAAGACAGCATGAATGATCATGAAGATACAAATGGTTCAAAAGAGAGTTTCAGAGAACAAGATATATATCTTCCAATTGCAAATGTGGCAAGGATAATGAAAAATGCCATACCCCAAACAGGAAAG ATTGCTAAGGATGCAAAGGAATGTGTACAAGAGTGTGTAAGTGAATTCATCAGCTTTATAACATCAGAAGCAAGTGAGAGGTGTCaccaagagaaaagaaagaccATCAATGGAGAGGATATTCTCTTTGCCATGTCTACCTTGGGGTTTGATAGCTATGTTGAACCTTTGAAGTTATACCTTCAAAAATTCAGAGAG gcaatgaaaggagaaaagggaattgGGGGAACAGTTACAACTGCAGATGGTCTAAGTGAGGAGCTCACAGAAGAAGCATTTA CTAACCAGTTGCCAGCAGGCTTAATAACCACAGATGGCCAACAGCAGAATGTTATGGTCTACACAACATCATATCAACAG atCTCTGGTGTTCAACAAATTCAGTTCTCatga
- the NFYB gene encoding nuclear transcription factor Y subunit beta isoform X1 has product MKSQEAFGFPSRGQFMDGDSSTTDASQLGIAGDYIGGSHYVIQPHDDTEDSMNDHEDTNGSKESFREQDIYLPIANVARIMKNAIPQTGKIAKDAKECVQECVSEFISFITSEASERCHQEKRKTINGEDILFAMSTLGFDSYVEPLKLYLQKFREAMKGEKGIGGTVTTADGLSEELTEEAFTNQLPAGLITTDGQQQNVMVYTTSYQQISGVQQIQFS; this is encoded by the exons ATGGATGGTGACAGCTCCACAACAGATGCGTCTCAGTTAGGAATTGCTGGAGATTACATTGGTGGCAGTCACTATGTCATACAACCTCACGATG ACACAGAAGACAGCATGAATGATCATGAAGATACAAATGGTTCAAAAGAGAGTTTCAGAGAACAAGATATATATCTTCCAATTGCAAATGTGGCAAGGATAATGAAAAATGCCATACCCCAAACAGGAAAG ATTGCTAAGGATGCAAAGGAATGTGTACAAGAGTGTGTAAGTGAATTCATCAGCTTTATAACATCAGAAGCAAGTGAGAGGTGTCaccaagagaaaagaaagaccATCAATGGAGAGGATATTCTCTTTGCCATGTCTACCTTGGGGTTTGATAGCTATGTTGAACCTTTGAAGTTATACCTTCAAAAATTCAGAGAG gcaatgaaaggagaaaagggaattgGGGGAACAGTTACAACTGCAGATGGTCTAAGTGAGGAGCTCACAGAAGAAGCATTTA CTAACCAGTTGCCAGCAGGCTTAATAACCACAGATGGCCAACAGCAGAATGTTATGGTCTACACAACATCATATCAACAG atCTCTGGTGTTCAACAAATTCAGTTCTCatga
- the HCFC2 gene encoding host cell factor 2 isoform X1, with amino-acid sequence MAAAAAGLNWRRVSSFTGPVPRSRHGHRAVAIRELLIIFGGGNEGIADELHVYNTVTNQWFLPAVRGDIPPGCAAHGFVCDGTRILVFGGMVEYGRYSNDLYELQASRWLWKKVKPQAPSNGSPPCPRLGHSFSLYGNKCYLFGGLANESEDSNNNVPRYLNDFYELELQHGSGVVGWSIPVTKGILPSPRESHTAIVYCRKDVGSPKMYIFGGMCGCRLNDLWELDIETMTWSRPETKGTVPLPRSLHTANVIGNKMYVFGGWVPQSAGGEISAPDGEWKCTGSFSYLNLDTTEWIGLISDCQEDKSNLLPGPRAGHCAVTIGTRLYIWSGRDGYRKAWNNQVCCKDLWYLDTERPLAPSQVQLIRATTNSFQLKWDEVPTVEGYLLQLHADSPVPLVAGTPGTGVPETSVLNSQGGCSLHQSPQSVPSIPYAEMKVDHPSQTNNLIPNNVQVALSSSSKVEGKEKVAAPENKVTQETMKNHTDATGFKESNAPSLLPVCTSSSKMTIRKKIEEKKSAQTSANVAELHDLDKQSVNPDASVSSTVSSTQTMVTQQAVKTESSSTNGAVVKDETSLTTFNSKSEAAETAYVTPSTRVSTGQRNDSHSSRAPQRLPAPVKTRDRQWYDVGIFKNNSAVVSQFYLLPEETLNINSKMEGADVPDYRLLKKQDLFPGTVYRFRVAAINGCGVGPFSKISEFKTCIPGFPGAPSTVKITKSVDCIHLSWEPPASPSGNILEYSAYLAIRSTQLQENPSQLVFMRIYCGLKTSCIVTAAQLSNAHVDYTSRPAIVFRISAKNERGYGPATQVRWLQDMKTSGSK; translated from the exons AtggcggcggccgccgccgggcTGAACTGGAGGCGGGTGTCCTCCTTCACGGGGCCGGTGCCACGCTCCCGCCACGGGCACCGCGCGGTCGCCATCCGAGAGTTGCTCATCATCTTCGGCGGCGGCAACGAGGGCATCGCCGACGAGCTGCACGTCTACAACACGg TTACGAATCAATGGTTCCTTCCTGCTGTTAGGGGAGATATTCCTCCAGGCTGTGCAGCACATGGATTTGTTTGTGATGGTACCAGAATACTAGTTTTTGGAGGAATGGTTGAATATGGAAGATATAGCAATGATTTATATGAATTGCAG gCAAGTCGATGGCTctggaaaaaagtaaaacctCAAGCTCCTTCAAATGGATCACCACCTTGTCCTCGGCTTGgccacagcttttctttgtACGGTAACAAGTGCTATTTATTTGGTGGCCTGGCAAATGAAAGTGAAGATTCAAATAATAATGTTCCCAG ATATTTAAATGATTTCTATGAATTGGAGCTGCAACATGGGTCTGGTGTGGTCGGCTGGAGTATTCCTGTAACCAAAGGAATCTTGCCATCTCCCCGAGAATCTCACACAGCCATAGTGTACTGCAGAAAAGATGTGGGAAGCCCGAAGATGTATATTTTTGGAGGCATGTGCGGCTGTCGGCTTAATGATCTCTGGGAACTTGACATAG aAACCATGACCTGGTCAAGACCAGAAACCAAAGGGACAGTACCACTTCCTCGCAGTCTCCATACGGCCAATGTAATAGGAAACAA aatgTATGTTTTTGGTGGATGGGTTCCACAGTCAGCAGGAGGTGAAATTTCTGCTCCTGATGGTGAATGGAAATGCACCGGTTCCTTTTCTTACCTTAATTTGG ATACCACAGAATGGATAGGTCTGATCTCAGATTGCCAGGAGGACAAAAGTAACTTGTTACCAGGGCCAAGAGCAGGACACTGTGCTGTAACTATTGGCACTCGTCTGTATATCTGGAGTGGTAGAGATGGTTACAGAAAAGCTTGGAACAATCAAGTTTGCTGCAAAGATCTTTGGTACCTTGATACTG AGAGACCTCTAGCACCATCACAGGTACAGCTGATCAGAGCTACAACCAACTCTTTTCAATTGAAGTGGGATGAAGTACCTACAGTTGAAGGATATCTTCTTCAATTACATGCTGACTCACCAGTGCCACTGGTGGCTGGAACTCCTGGTACTGGCGTTCCTGAGACATCAGTGCTGAATTCACAAG GTGGCTGTTCTCTCCATCAGAGTCCACAATCAGTGCCTAGCATCCCTTATGCAGAAATGAAGGTGGATCATCCCAGCCAAACAAATAATCTCATTCCTAATAAT GTCCAAGTTGCCCTTTCATCCAGTTCAAaagtagaaggaaaagaaaaggttgCAGCACCTGAAAACAAGGTTACACAGGAGACTATGAAAAACCACACAGATGCTACAGGATTCAAAGAATCAAATGCCCCTTCTCTTTTGCCTGTTTGTACTTCTTCAAGTAAGATGactataagaaaaaaaatagaggaaaaaaaaa gTGCTCAGACATCAGCAAATGTAGCTGAATTACATGACTTGGACAAACAAAGTGTAAATCCTGATGCTTCTGTATCCAGTACTGTCTCCAGCACACAAACTATGGTAACCCAGCAGGCTGTTAAAACTGAATCATCAAGTACAAATGGGGCAGTTGTTAAAGATGAAACTTCACTAACAACATTCAATTCAAAATCTGAAG ctGCTGAAACTGCTTATGTCACGCCTTCAACAAGGGTCAGTACTGGACAGAGAAATGATTCACACTCTTCT AGAGCTCCCCAGAGGCTGCCAGCACCGGTGAAAACCAGGGACCGCCAGTGGTATGATGTGGGAATTTTTAAGAACAACAGTGCTGTGGTGAGCCAGTTCTACTTGCTGCCAGAGGAAACACTGAACATCAATAGCAAG atgGAAGGTGCAGATGTACCAGACTACAGATTACTTAAGAAACAAGATCTGTTTCCAGGCACAGTGTACAGATTCAGAGTTGCTGCAATTAATGGCTGTGGTGTTGGGCCTTTCAGTAAGATCAGTGAATTCAAGACATGCATTCCAGGTTTTCCTGGAGCTCCTTCAACAGTCAAAATCACCAAG aGTGTAGACTGTATTCATCTTTCTTGGGAGCCTCCTGCTTCACCCtctggaaatattttagaatattcTGCCTACTTAGCCATCCGTTCCACGCAACTACAGGAAAATCCAAGTCAACTTGTATTTATGAGGATATACTGTGGTCTTAAAACATCTTGCATAGTGACTGCTGCCCAGCTTTCCAATGCCCACGTGGATTACACCTCCCGGCCTGCCATAGTGTTCAGGATTTCAGCCAAGAATGAGAGAGGCTACGGCCCAGCCACGCAGGTTCGGTGGCTCCAAG ATATGAAAACATCAGGCTCCAAGTAG
- the HCFC2 gene encoding host cell factor 2 isoform X3, producing MAAAAAGLNWRRVSSFTGPVPRSRHGHRAVAIRELLIIFGGGNEGIADELHVYNTVTNQWFLPAVRGDIPPGCAAHGFVCDGTRILVFGGMVEYGRYSNDLYELQASRWLWKKVKPQAPSNGSPPCPRLGHSFSLYGNKCYLFGGLANESEDSNNNVPRYLNDFYELELQHGSGVVGWSIPVTKGILPSPRESHTAIVYCRKDVGSPKMYIFGGMCGCRLNDLWELDIETMTWSRPETKGTVPLPRSLHTANVIGNKMYVFGGWVPQSAGGEISAPDGEWKCTGSFSYLNLDTTEWIGLISDCQEDKSNLLPGPRAGHCAVTIGTRLYIWSGRDGYRKAWNNQVCCKDLWYLDTERPLAPSQVQLIRATTNSFQLKWDEVPTVEGYLLQLHADSPVPLVAGTPGTGVPETSVLNSQGGCSLHQSPQSVPSIPYAEMKVDHPSQTNNLIPNNVQVALSSSSKVEGKEKVAAPENKVTQETMKNHTDATGFKESNAPSLLPVCTSSSAQTSANVAELHDLDKQSVNPDASVSSTVSSTQTMVTQQAVKTESSSTNGAVVKDETSLTTFNSKSEAAETAYVTPSTRVSTGQRNDSHSSRAPQRLPAPVKTRDRQWYDVGIFKNNSAVVSQFYLLPEETLNINSKMEGADVPDYRLLKKQDLFPGTVYRFRVAAINGCGVGPFSKISEFKTCIPGFPGAPSTVKITKSVDCIHLSWEPPASPSGNILEYSAYLAIRSTQLQENPSQLVFMRIYCGLKTSCIVTAAQLSNAHVDYTSRPAIVFRISAKNERGYGPATQVRWLQDMKTSGSK from the exons AtggcggcggccgccgccgggcTGAACTGGAGGCGGGTGTCCTCCTTCACGGGGCCGGTGCCACGCTCCCGCCACGGGCACCGCGCGGTCGCCATCCGAGAGTTGCTCATCATCTTCGGCGGCGGCAACGAGGGCATCGCCGACGAGCTGCACGTCTACAACACGg TTACGAATCAATGGTTCCTTCCTGCTGTTAGGGGAGATATTCCTCCAGGCTGTGCAGCACATGGATTTGTTTGTGATGGTACCAGAATACTAGTTTTTGGAGGAATGGTTGAATATGGAAGATATAGCAATGATTTATATGAATTGCAG gCAAGTCGATGGCTctggaaaaaagtaaaacctCAAGCTCCTTCAAATGGATCACCACCTTGTCCTCGGCTTGgccacagcttttctttgtACGGTAACAAGTGCTATTTATTTGGTGGCCTGGCAAATGAAAGTGAAGATTCAAATAATAATGTTCCCAG ATATTTAAATGATTTCTATGAATTGGAGCTGCAACATGGGTCTGGTGTGGTCGGCTGGAGTATTCCTGTAACCAAAGGAATCTTGCCATCTCCCCGAGAATCTCACACAGCCATAGTGTACTGCAGAAAAGATGTGGGAAGCCCGAAGATGTATATTTTTGGAGGCATGTGCGGCTGTCGGCTTAATGATCTCTGGGAACTTGACATAG aAACCATGACCTGGTCAAGACCAGAAACCAAAGGGACAGTACCACTTCCTCGCAGTCTCCATACGGCCAATGTAATAGGAAACAA aatgTATGTTTTTGGTGGATGGGTTCCACAGTCAGCAGGAGGTGAAATTTCTGCTCCTGATGGTGAATGGAAATGCACCGGTTCCTTTTCTTACCTTAATTTGG ATACCACAGAATGGATAGGTCTGATCTCAGATTGCCAGGAGGACAAAAGTAACTTGTTACCAGGGCCAAGAGCAGGACACTGTGCTGTAACTATTGGCACTCGTCTGTATATCTGGAGTGGTAGAGATGGTTACAGAAAAGCTTGGAACAATCAAGTTTGCTGCAAAGATCTTTGGTACCTTGATACTG AGAGACCTCTAGCACCATCACAGGTACAGCTGATCAGAGCTACAACCAACTCTTTTCAATTGAAGTGGGATGAAGTACCTACAGTTGAAGGATATCTTCTTCAATTACATGCTGACTCACCAGTGCCACTGGTGGCTGGAACTCCTGGTACTGGCGTTCCTGAGACATCAGTGCTGAATTCACAAG GTGGCTGTTCTCTCCATCAGAGTCCACAATCAGTGCCTAGCATCCCTTATGCAGAAATGAAGGTGGATCATCCCAGCCAAACAAATAATCTCATTCCTAATAAT GTCCAAGTTGCCCTTTCATCCAGTTCAAaagtagaaggaaaagaaaaggttgCAGCACCTGAAAACAAGGTTACACAGGAGACTATGAAAAACCACACAGATGCTACAGGATTCAAAGAATCAAATGCCCCTTCTCTTTTGCCTGTTTGTACTTCTTCAA gTGCTCAGACATCAGCAAATGTAGCTGAATTACATGACTTGGACAAACAAAGTGTAAATCCTGATGCTTCTGTATCCAGTACTGTCTCCAGCACACAAACTATGGTAACCCAGCAGGCTGTTAAAACTGAATCATCAAGTACAAATGGGGCAGTTGTTAAAGATGAAACTTCACTAACAACATTCAATTCAAAATCTGAAG ctGCTGAAACTGCTTATGTCACGCCTTCAACAAGGGTCAGTACTGGACAGAGAAATGATTCACACTCTTCT AGAGCTCCCCAGAGGCTGCCAGCACCGGTGAAAACCAGGGACCGCCAGTGGTATGATGTGGGAATTTTTAAGAACAACAGTGCTGTGGTGAGCCAGTTCTACTTGCTGCCAGAGGAAACACTGAACATCAATAGCAAG atgGAAGGTGCAGATGTACCAGACTACAGATTACTTAAGAAACAAGATCTGTTTCCAGGCACAGTGTACAGATTCAGAGTTGCTGCAATTAATGGCTGTGGTGTTGGGCCTTTCAGTAAGATCAGTGAATTCAAGACATGCATTCCAGGTTTTCCTGGAGCTCCTTCAACAGTCAAAATCACCAAG aGTGTAGACTGTATTCATCTTTCTTGGGAGCCTCCTGCTTCACCCtctggaaatattttagaatattcTGCCTACTTAGCCATCCGTTCCACGCAACTACAGGAAAATCCAAGTCAACTTGTATTTATGAGGATATACTGTGGTCTTAAAACATCTTGCATAGTGACTGCTGCCCAGCTTTCCAATGCCCACGTGGATTACACCTCCCGGCCTGCCATAGTGTTCAGGATTTCAGCCAAGAATGAGAGAGGCTACGGCCCAGCCACGCAGGTTCGGTGGCTCCAAG ATATGAAAACATCAGGCTCCAAGTAG
- the HCFC2 gene encoding host cell factor 2 isoform X2, with amino-acid sequence MAAAAAGLNWRRVSSFTGPVPRSRHGHRAVAIRELLIIFGGGNEGIADELHVYNTVTNQWFLPAVRGDIPPGCAAHGFVCDGTRILVFGGMVEYGRYSNDLYELQASRWLWKKVKPQAPSNGSPPCPRLGHSFSLYGNKCYLFGGLANESEDSNNNVPRYLNDFYELELQHGSGVVGWSIPVTKGILPSPRESHTAIVYCRKDVGSPKMYIFGGMCGCRLNDLWELDIETMTWSRPETKGTVPLPRSLHTANVIGNKMYVFGGWVPQSAGGEISAPDGEWKCTGSFSYLNLDTTEWIGLISDCQEDKSNLLPGPRAGHCAVTIGTRLYIWSGRDGYRKAWNNQVCCKDLWYLDTERPLAPSQVQLIRATTNSFQLKWDEVPTVEGYLLQLHADSPVPLVAGTPGTGVPETSVLNSQGGCSLHQSPQSVPSIPYAEMKVDHPSQTNNLIPNNVQVALSSSSKVEGKEKVAAPENKVTQETMKNHTDATGFKESNAPSLLPVCTSSSAQTSANVAELHDLDKQSVNPDASVSSTVSSTQTMVTQQAVKTESSSTNGAVVKDETSLTTFNSKSEAAETAYVTPSTRVSTGQRNDSHSSRAPQRLPAPVKTRDRQWYDVGIFKNNSAVVSQFYLLPEETLNINSKMEGADVPDYRLLKKQDLFPGTVYRFRVAAINGCGVGPFSKISEFKTCIPGFPGAPSTVKITKSVDCIHLSWEPPASPSGNILEYSAYLAIRSTQLQENPSQLVFMRIYCGLKTSCIVTAAQLSNAHVDYTSRPAIVFRISAKNERGYGPATQVRWLQGKVTVTHSI; translated from the exons AtggcggcggccgccgccgggcTGAACTGGAGGCGGGTGTCCTCCTTCACGGGGCCGGTGCCACGCTCCCGCCACGGGCACCGCGCGGTCGCCATCCGAGAGTTGCTCATCATCTTCGGCGGCGGCAACGAGGGCATCGCCGACGAGCTGCACGTCTACAACACGg TTACGAATCAATGGTTCCTTCCTGCTGTTAGGGGAGATATTCCTCCAGGCTGTGCAGCACATGGATTTGTTTGTGATGGTACCAGAATACTAGTTTTTGGAGGAATGGTTGAATATGGAAGATATAGCAATGATTTATATGAATTGCAG gCAAGTCGATGGCTctggaaaaaagtaaaacctCAAGCTCCTTCAAATGGATCACCACCTTGTCCTCGGCTTGgccacagcttttctttgtACGGTAACAAGTGCTATTTATTTGGTGGCCTGGCAAATGAAAGTGAAGATTCAAATAATAATGTTCCCAG ATATTTAAATGATTTCTATGAATTGGAGCTGCAACATGGGTCTGGTGTGGTCGGCTGGAGTATTCCTGTAACCAAAGGAATCTTGCCATCTCCCCGAGAATCTCACACAGCCATAGTGTACTGCAGAAAAGATGTGGGAAGCCCGAAGATGTATATTTTTGGAGGCATGTGCGGCTGTCGGCTTAATGATCTCTGGGAACTTGACATAG aAACCATGACCTGGTCAAGACCAGAAACCAAAGGGACAGTACCACTTCCTCGCAGTCTCCATACGGCCAATGTAATAGGAAACAA aatgTATGTTTTTGGTGGATGGGTTCCACAGTCAGCAGGAGGTGAAATTTCTGCTCCTGATGGTGAATGGAAATGCACCGGTTCCTTTTCTTACCTTAATTTGG ATACCACAGAATGGATAGGTCTGATCTCAGATTGCCAGGAGGACAAAAGTAACTTGTTACCAGGGCCAAGAGCAGGACACTGTGCTGTAACTATTGGCACTCGTCTGTATATCTGGAGTGGTAGAGATGGTTACAGAAAAGCTTGGAACAATCAAGTTTGCTGCAAAGATCTTTGGTACCTTGATACTG AGAGACCTCTAGCACCATCACAGGTACAGCTGATCAGAGCTACAACCAACTCTTTTCAATTGAAGTGGGATGAAGTACCTACAGTTGAAGGATATCTTCTTCAATTACATGCTGACTCACCAGTGCCACTGGTGGCTGGAACTCCTGGTACTGGCGTTCCTGAGACATCAGTGCTGAATTCACAAG GTGGCTGTTCTCTCCATCAGAGTCCACAATCAGTGCCTAGCATCCCTTATGCAGAAATGAAGGTGGATCATCCCAGCCAAACAAATAATCTCATTCCTAATAAT GTCCAAGTTGCCCTTTCATCCAGTTCAAaagtagaaggaaaagaaaaggttgCAGCACCTGAAAACAAGGTTACACAGGAGACTATGAAAAACCACACAGATGCTACAGGATTCAAAGAATCAAATGCCCCTTCTCTTTTGCCTGTTTGTACTTCTTCAA gTGCTCAGACATCAGCAAATGTAGCTGAATTACATGACTTGGACAAACAAAGTGTAAATCCTGATGCTTCTGTATCCAGTACTGTCTCCAGCACACAAACTATGGTAACCCAGCAGGCTGTTAAAACTGAATCATCAAGTACAAATGGGGCAGTTGTTAAAGATGAAACTTCACTAACAACATTCAATTCAAAATCTGAAG ctGCTGAAACTGCTTATGTCACGCCTTCAACAAGGGTCAGTACTGGACAGAGAAATGATTCACACTCTTCT AGAGCTCCCCAGAGGCTGCCAGCACCGGTGAAAACCAGGGACCGCCAGTGGTATGATGTGGGAATTTTTAAGAACAACAGTGCTGTGGTGAGCCAGTTCTACTTGCTGCCAGAGGAAACACTGAACATCAATAGCAAG atgGAAGGTGCAGATGTACCAGACTACAGATTACTTAAGAAACAAGATCTGTTTCCAGGCACAGTGTACAGATTCAGAGTTGCTGCAATTAATGGCTGTGGTGTTGGGCCTTTCAGTAAGATCAGTGAATTCAAGACATGCATTCCAGGTTTTCCTGGAGCTCCTTCAACAGTCAAAATCACCAAG aGTGTAGACTGTATTCATCTTTCTTGGGAGCCTCCTGCTTCACCCtctggaaatattttagaatattcTGCCTACTTAGCCATCCGTTCCACGCAACTACAGGAAAATCCAAGTCAACTTGTATTTATGAGGATATACTGTGGTCTTAAAACATCTTGCATAGTGACTGCTGCCCAGCTTTCCAATGCCCACGTGGATTACACCTCCCGGCCTGCCATAGTGTTCAGGATTTCAGCCAAGAATGAGAGAGGCTACGGCCCAGCCACGCAGGTTCGGTGGCTCCAAGGTAAAGTCACTGTCACGCACAGCATTTGa